One genomic window of Candidatus Methylomirabilota bacterium includes the following:
- a CDS encoding sugar ABC transporter permease: MSTPAAIAGPAARARLDRSRVGPGLVLLVPSVVYLLVMFVYPFAYGVVLSLRPGPGAGGGLSLANYLAFLTDPWQARTIWVTASIAVPNTLLTVGLALVVAYAMRRGIWLERTITTVLILPIALGTVLVAEGINGFYGPKGWPNQLLVAAGLGDPLRLTHNYTGVMIALFVQHFPFCFLMLLGYISGIDPALEHAARILGAGPWAVFRRVMWPLIAPGAAIAFALVFVMNFGVFPSAVLVGQPAGATRTIAIAAYQQAFEHYDMSMASAVAVIMGACQLVGLAVVLLLRGRLRATGVATLGAGKR, from the coding sequence GTGAGCACGCCGGCCGCGATCGCCGGGCCGGCCGCCCGCGCGCGGCTCGACCGCTCCCGGGTGGGTCCCGGGCTCGTGCTGCTCGTCCCCTCGGTGGTCTACCTGCTGGTCATGTTCGTCTATCCCTTCGCCTACGGCGTCGTGCTGTCGCTGCGACCCGGCCCGGGGGCGGGCGGCGGCCTGTCGCTGGCCAACTACCTCGCATTCCTCACCGACCCCTGGCAGGCGCGGACGATCTGGGTGACCGCTTCGATCGCCGTCCCCAACACGCTCCTGACCGTCGGACTCGCCCTGGTGGTGGCCTACGCGATGCGCCGGGGGATCTGGCTCGAGCGGACGATCACGACCGTCCTCATCCTGCCGATCGCGCTGGGAACGGTCCTGGTCGCCGAGGGGATCAACGGCTTCTACGGGCCCAAGGGCTGGCCCAACCAGCTCCTGGTGGCGGCCGGGCTCGGCGATCCCCTGCGGCTGACCCACAACTACACCGGGGTGATGATCGCCCTGTTCGTCCAGCACTTCCCGTTTTGCTTCCTCATGCTGCTGGGGTACATCTCGGGGATCGATCCCGCCCTGGAGCACGCCGCCCGCATTCTCGGCGCCGGGCCGTGGGCGGTGTTCCGGCGCGTCATGTGGCCCCTCATCGCCCCCGGCGCGGCGATCGCCTTCGCCCTCGTCTTCGTCATGAACTTCGGCGTCTTCCCGTCGGCCGTCCTGGTCGGCCAGCCGGCCGGCGCCACCCGGACGATCGCCATCGCCGCCTACCAGCAGGCGTTCGAGCACTACGACATGTCGATGGCCTCCGCCGTCGCCGTGATCATGGGCGCCTGCCAGCTCGTCGGGCTCGCCGTCGTCCTCCTGCTCCGGGGCCGCCTCC